In Geotalea uraniireducens, one genomic interval encodes:
- the lon gene encoding endopeptidase La encodes MPETASIVMPSLVPLYPLREIVAFPFMIFPLFLNGDELADFEELLDREQYVALVRARGEALPGQLPPLCQVGTLCKVDQITRLPEGGGKVLLEGVVRVQVLEVSRAGRTLHARCEPIHEFVEKSLVSDALVQSLNALLKIALSYGRPLPDDVMKMIDLIDNPARLADLVALYVSLSLDEQQQLLETIDPLERLKKVYMHLTAEVQRLQVKGEVQAEVTKRVGKSQKEFLLREQMKQIQEELGEDDSRSAEMIDLRRKIDAAGMPVEVRRIADKELKRLERINPASPEYTVSRTYLDYLAGMPWRVATQDNNDINQAETVLDEDHYDLQKVKERILEYLAVRTLRERMKGPILCFVGPPGVGKTSLGKSIARALGRKFIRMSLGGMRDEAEIRGHRRTYIGALPGRIIQEIYRCGTNNPVFMLDEVDKIGLDFRGDPASALLEVLDPEQNNSFTDHYLDVPFDLSNVMFITTANLLDPVPSALKDRMEVLSLAGYTDEEKEKIAVRYLIPKEVEENGLAQTPPDFTAAAIYKIISDHTREAGVRNLQRNIASVCRKVAKELTQGKPHRETIAPETVDEFLGPRKFFNEVAAERDRVGVVTGLAWTETGGDIIFVEATRMTGKRELILTGSLGEVMKESARAALSFVRANCAEWGIDEQLFESSDIHIHVPAGAIPKDGPSAGITMVTAIVSLLSGRAARRDVAMTGEISLTGRVLAIGGLKEKVLAARRAGVRTVLAPARNRENLEDIPIDVQNELEFIFVEDVREALAAALQ; translated from the coding sequence ATGCCCGAGACCGCCTCAATCGTCATGCCTTCCCTCGTACCGCTTTATCCCCTCCGGGAGATCGTGGCCTTTCCCTTTATGATTTTCCCCCTGTTCCTCAATGGCGACGAACTGGCGGATTTCGAGGAACTGCTCGATCGCGAGCAGTATGTCGCGCTGGTGCGGGCCAGGGGGGAAGCCCTCCCCGGCCAGCTTCCGCCACTCTGCCAGGTCGGTACCCTCTGCAAGGTCGACCAGATCACCCGGCTCCCCGAGGGGGGCGGGAAGGTGCTCCTCGAAGGGGTGGTCCGCGTGCAGGTGCTCGAAGTGTCGCGGGCCGGCCGGACTCTCCATGCCCGCTGCGAGCCGATCCACGAGTTCGTCGAGAAGTCGCTGGTTTCCGACGCCCTCGTCCAGAGCCTCAATGCCCTGCTGAAGATTGCCCTCTCCTACGGCCGGCCGCTTCCCGACGACGTGATGAAGATGATCGACCTGATCGACAATCCGGCGCGGCTGGCGGACCTCGTCGCCCTCTACGTCAGTCTCTCCCTCGATGAGCAGCAGCAGCTTCTGGAAACCATCGATCCGCTGGAGCGGCTGAAGAAGGTCTACATGCACCTGACCGCCGAGGTGCAGCGGCTCCAGGTGAAGGGGGAAGTCCAGGCGGAGGTGACCAAGCGGGTCGGCAAGAGCCAGAAAGAATTCCTGCTCCGGGAGCAGATGAAACAGATCCAGGAGGAACTGGGGGAGGACGATTCGCGGTCGGCGGAGATGATCGACCTGCGGCGGAAGATCGATGCGGCGGGGATGCCGGTCGAAGTGCGGCGGATCGCCGACAAGGAACTGAAACGGCTGGAGCGGATCAACCCCGCCTCGCCCGAGTACACCGTGTCGCGAACCTATCTCGACTACCTGGCGGGGATGCCGTGGCGGGTGGCGACCCAGGACAATAACGACATCAACCAGGCGGAAACGGTGCTCGACGAGGACCACTACGACCTGCAGAAGGTGAAGGAGCGGATTCTCGAATACTTGGCGGTGCGGACGCTCCGCGAACGGATGAAGGGGCCGATCCTCTGCTTCGTCGGCCCGCCGGGGGTCGGCAAGACCAGCCTCGGCAAGTCGATTGCCCGGGCGCTGGGGCGGAAGTTCATCCGGATGTCATTGGGGGGGATGCGCGACGAGGCGGAGATCCGCGGGCATCGGCGGACCTATATCGGTGCGCTTCCCGGCCGGATCATCCAGGAGATCTACCGCTGCGGCACCAACAACCCCGTTTTCATGCTCGACGAGGTGGACAAGATCGGTCTCGATTTTCGCGGCGATCCGGCCAGCGCCCTGCTCGAAGTGCTGGACCCCGAGCAGAACAACAGCTTCACCGATCACTACCTGGACGTGCCGTTCGACCTCTCGAACGTCATGTTCATCACCACCGCCAACCTCCTCGACCCGGTACCCTCGGCGCTCAAGGACCGGATGGAGGTGCTTTCCCTTGCCGGCTACACCGATGAAGAAAAGGAGAAGATCGCCGTCCGCTACCTGATCCCCAAGGAGGTCGAGGAGAACGGCTTGGCCCAGACGCCTCCGGACTTTACCGCCGCCGCGATCTACAAGATTATCAGCGATCATACCCGGGAGGCGGGGGTGCGCAACCTGCAGCGGAACATCGCCTCGGTCTGCCGCAAGGTCGCCAAGGAACTCACTCAGGGGAAACCGCACCGGGAGACGATTGCCCCGGAGACCGTCGACGAATTTCTCGGCCCGCGCAAGTTCTTCAACGAGGTGGCGGCGGAGCGCGACCGGGTCGGGGTGGTGACCGGCCTCGCCTGGACCGAGACCGGCGGCGACATCATCTTCGTCGAGGCGACGCGGATGACCGGAAAACGGGAACTGATCCTCACCGGTTCCCTGGGCGAAGTGATGAAGGAGTCGGCCCGGGCTGCGCTCTCCTTCGTCCGGGCCAACTGCGCCGAATGGGGGATCGACGAGCAGCTTTTCGAATCCTCGGACATCCATATCCACGTCCCCGCTGGCGCCATTCCCAAGGACGGCCCGTCGGCCGGGATCACCATGGTGACCGCCATCGTCTCGCTCCTCTCGGGGCGGGCGGCGCGCCGCGACGTGGCGATGACCGGCGAGATCAGCCTGACCGGGCGGGTGCTGGCGATCGGCGGCCTCAAGGAAAAGGTGTTGGCCGCCCGGCGCGCCGGGGTGCGGACGGTGCTGGCGCCGGCCCGCAACCGCGAGAACCTGGAGGATATCCCCATCGACGTGCAGAACGAACTGGAATTCATCTTTGTGGAGGATGTGCGCGAGGCGCTGGCGGCAGCGCTGCAATAA
- a CDS encoding MlaE family ABC transporter permease: MNLNIFEQTAKSTLLEIQAFFSLAGRAVVRIFRRPYYYREFSTQFDKVGVGSLFIICLTGLFTGMVMALQALIQLKPFAATSYVGGMVAVTMVKELGPVLSSLMVAGRVGSSITAELGTMVVTEQVDAMRVEGTDIVKRLVSSRLKAMLLAMPLLAIVTDAVSLLGGYLIAVGYDINLLMYWKSLTQFMVFQDLIEGVAKPFVFGFIITMISCYAGLNTRGGAEGVGSAAKGAVVLSSVLILVTDFFLTKIFIVFR, from the coding sequence ATGAACCTGAACATTTTCGAACAGACGGCCAAATCTACCCTCCTGGAAATCCAAGCCTTTTTCAGCCTCGCCGGTCGGGCGGTGGTGCGCATTTTCCGCCGCCCCTACTATTACCGGGAATTTTCCACCCAGTTCGACAAGGTGGGGGTCGGTTCCCTGTTCATCATCTGTCTCACCGGGCTGTTCACCGGGATGGTGATGGCGCTCCAGGCGTTGATTCAGCTCAAGCCTTTCGCCGCCACCAGTTATGTCGGCGGGATGGTGGCGGTCACCATGGTCAAGGAGTTGGGGCCGGTGCTCTCCTCGCTGATGGTGGCCGGCCGGGTCGGTTCGTCGATTACCGCCGAACTCGGGACGATGGTGGTGACCGAGCAGGTGGATGCGATGCGGGTGGAGGGGACCGACATCGTCAAACGGCTGGTCAGTTCCCGGCTCAAGGCTATGCTGCTGGCGATGCCGCTTCTGGCCATCGTCACCGATGCCGTATCGCTGCTCGGCGGCTATCTTATCGCCGTCGGCTATGATATAAACCTGCTGATGTACTGGAAGTCCCTGACCCAGTTCATGGTCTTCCAGGATCTGATCGAGGGGGTGGCCAAGCCGTTCGTCTTCGGCTTCATCATCACCATGATCAGCTGCTACGCCGGGCTGAACACCAGAGGGGGCGCCGAGGGGGTCGGCTCCGCCGCCAAGGGGGCGGTGGTGCTGTCGTCGGTGCTGATCCTGGTTACCGATTTTTTCCTGACCAAGATCTTTATCGTTTTCCGTTGA
- a CDS encoding ABC transporter ATP-binding protein encodes MADERGIRMTQLSYSVGGRQILDRFDLFLEPGVNRTILGKSGAGKTTILKLLLGLIPPDSGSVAIDGATIGGLGESELIRVRKKIAIVFQGGALFDSMTVGENVGYRLFEEGTLSEAEIERIVLEKLGFVGLEDSINLYPAELSGGMKKRVAIARALAADPDYVFFDEPTTGLDPIGVYNIRHLMLRLQAEGKTTLMVTHDLETAFAVSQRFSFLHDARLIFEGTEAELRQADLPEICEFLAPSDRSLFRGRPLSVAYHGNGRGDR; translated from the coding sequence TTGGCTGACGAACGGGGCATCCGCATGACACAGCTCTCCTATTCGGTGGGGGGGCGGCAAATTCTCGACCGGTTCGACCTGTTTCTCGAACCGGGGGTGAACCGGACCATCCTCGGCAAGAGCGGTGCCGGCAAGACCACTATCCTCAAGTTGCTGCTCGGCCTGATCCCGCCTGACAGCGGCAGCGTCGCCATCGACGGCGCGACGATCGGCGGGTTGGGCGAGAGCGAACTGATCCGGGTGCGGAAGAAGATTGCCATCGTTTTCCAGGGGGGGGCACTGTTCGACTCGATGACCGTCGGCGAGAATGTCGGCTACCGGCTTTTCGAGGAAGGGACGCTCAGCGAGGCGGAGATCGAGCGGATCGTTCTGGAGAAACTCGGCTTCGTCGGCCTGGAAGATAGCATCAACCTCTACCCGGCCGAGCTGTCGGGGGGGATGAAGAAACGGGTGGCGATTGCCCGGGCCCTGGCTGCCGACCCGGACTACGTCTTCTTCGACGAGCCGACCACCGGCCTCGATCCGATCGGCGTCTACAACATCCGCCATCTGATGCTCCGTCTCCAGGCGGAGGGGAAGACCACCCTGATGGTCACCCACGATCTGGAAACCGCTTTTGCCGTCTCCCAGCGGTTCTCCTTCCTTCACGATGCCCGCCTGATCTTCGAGGGGACCGAGGCGGAGCTGCGGCAGGCCGATCTGCCGGAAATCTGCGAGTTCCTGGCCCCCAGCGACCGCTCCCTCTTCCGGGGGCGGCCGTTGAGCGTTGCCTATCACGGTAACGGAAGAGGAGACCGATGA
- a CDS encoding MlaD family protein — protein sequence MKRSDNISWSQIKGGIFILIALAFFAGGVLLMGEKTKFFVPKGKLSVIMTDVAGLKPGAPVWLAGVDVGIVTAIHFENPEQSNDVEVVLEVEHDALKKIGTDSVITVKTRGLLGEKYVDITPSRHLVTVPLKRLHGTTLPKLDDVVQKAGEAFDRVNAIVASTERGEGTLGRFAKNPQLYDNLVKLTAELNTIADSVNHGQGTLGMLNKSREPYDKLMDILNRADTTLYDVQSSNGTLSKLLHDRELYDKLVAVANQASTATDEVRELNRKLLSPEGTVGKLLGDREMYDRGVALINRADASLKSFEELSDRLQRGEGTAGKLITDQQLYDRLNRVVEDLDLLVRDIKDNPKRYVKFSLF from the coding sequence ATGAAGCGAAGCGACAACATTTCCTGGTCCCAGATCAAGGGGGGCATCTTCATCCTGATTGCCTTGGCCTTTTTTGCCGGCGGGGTGCTGCTGATGGGGGAGAAGACCAAGTTCTTCGTCCCAAAGGGCAAATTATCGGTGATCATGACCGATGTGGCGGGACTGAAACCGGGGGCGCCGGTCTGGCTGGCCGGCGTCGACGTGGGAATCGTCACCGCGATCCATTTCGAGAATCCCGAGCAGAGCAACGACGTCGAGGTGGTGCTGGAAGTGGAGCACGATGCCCTGAAGAAAATCGGCACCGATTCGGTCATCACCGTCAAGACGCGGGGATTGCTCGGCGAGAAGTACGTCGACATCACCCCGAGTCGGCACCTCGTTACGGTGCCGCTGAAGCGGCTGCATGGCACCACTCTGCCGAAACTCGACGATGTGGTGCAGAAGGCCGGCGAGGCCTTCGACCGGGTCAACGCCATCGTCGCGAGCACCGAGCGGGGCGAGGGAACCCTCGGGCGTTTCGCCAAGAACCCGCAGTTGTATGACAACCTAGTCAAGCTGACCGCCGAACTCAATACCATTGCCGACTCGGTCAACCACGGCCAGGGGACCCTCGGGATGCTCAACAAGAGCCGCGAACCCTACGACAAGCTGATGGACATTCTCAACCGGGCCGACACCACGCTCTACGACGTGCAGTCGTCCAACGGCACCCTGAGCAAGCTGCTCCACGACCGGGAACTCTATGACAAGCTGGTGGCCGTAGCCAACCAGGCCTCCACAGCCACCGACGAGGTGCGGGAACTGAATCGCAAGCTCCTCTCCCCCGAGGGGACCGTCGGCAAGCTGCTCGGCGACCGGGAGATGTACGACCGGGGCGTGGCGCTGATCAACCGGGCCGACGCCTCGCTGAAAAGCTTCGAAGAGTTGTCTGACCGATTGCAGCGGGGCGAAGGGACCGCCGGCAAGCTGATCACCGACCAGCAGCTCTACGACCGGTTGAACAGGGTGGTGGAGGATCTGGATCTGCTGGTGAGGGACATTAAGGACAATCCGAAGCGGTACGTGAAGTTTTCGCTGTTCTGA
- a CDS encoding M16 family metallopeptidase, whose translation MKTVRLVVCCMMMLFALPAFGAGLEGRVREYTLKNGLKLLLVERHTSPTVAAWIRFRVGSVDERSDERGIAHLLEHMLFKGTKTLGTTNYAAEKPLLDKIEATAQQLIAEKAKHAKADQAKIDALSKQLKELEAAAGKYVVKEEFAEIYARNGGTGYNAMTGKDGTTYLINMPSNKLELWAAIESDRMQNAVFREFYTERDVVMEERRRSYDTEPGSMLWENFMATCYHAHPYGQPIIGWMSDIQNLTKTQAEEFYRKYYKPSNAIIALVGDLDPDKTLALVEKYFGAIPPGTPVPPVATVEPAQQGERRVEIIADAEPELLIGFHKPTLPDKDDYVFDVIDMVLADGRTSRLYKKLVVEKQLATEVSTFSAPGSRYPNVFCFAASPRAPHTVHEVEEAIYAELERLKTEPLSQRELQQILNKLEYEESRQMISNGGLARNLTEYEAVAGTWRYLIEHRQKVALVTPEDVMRVAKKYFIRENRTVGFITKREAAAPGEQK comes from the coding sequence ATGAAAACGGTAAGATTGGTTGTCTGCTGCATGATGATGCTCTTTGCCTTGCCGGCCTTCGGCGCGGGGCTGGAGGGGCGGGTTCGGGAGTACACCCTGAAGAACGGCCTGAAACTCCTGCTGGTGGAACGGCATACCTCGCCGACGGTGGCCGCCTGGATCCGCTTCCGGGTGGGGAGTGTGGACGAGCGGAGCGATGAGCGGGGGATCGCCCATCTGCTCGAACATATGCTGTTCAAGGGGACCAAGACCCTCGGCACGACCAACTACGCCGCCGAAAAGCCGCTTCTCGACAAGATCGAGGCGACCGCCCAACAGCTGATCGCCGAAAAGGCGAAACATGCCAAGGCCGACCAGGCGAAGATCGATGCCCTGAGCAAACAGCTCAAGGAACTCGAAGCCGCGGCGGGCAAATACGTGGTCAAGGAGGAGTTTGCCGAGATCTATGCCCGGAATGGCGGTACCGGCTACAACGCAATGACCGGCAAGGATGGCACCACCTACCTGATCAATATGCCGTCCAACAAGCTGGAACTGTGGGCGGCGATCGAGAGCGACCGGATGCAGAATGCAGTGTTCCGGGAGTTCTATACCGAACGGGATGTGGTGATGGAGGAGCGGCGACGCTCCTATGACACCGAACCGGGGTCGATGCTCTGGGAAAACTTCATGGCCACCTGTTACCACGCCCATCCCTACGGCCAGCCGATCATCGGCTGGATGTCGGACATCCAGAACCTGACCAAGACCCAGGCGGAGGAGTTCTACCGCAAATACTACAAGCCGAGCAACGCGATCATCGCCTTGGTCGGCGACCTCGATCCGGACAAGACCCTCGCCCTGGTGGAGAAGTATTTCGGCGCGATCCCGCCGGGGACACCGGTGCCGCCGGTGGCGACGGTGGAGCCGGCCCAGCAGGGCGAGCGGCGGGTGGAGATCATTGCCGATGCGGAGCCTGAACTGCTGATCGGCTTCCACAAGCCGACCCTGCCCGACAAGGACGACTACGTCTTTGACGTGATCGACATGGTGCTGGCCGATGGCCGGACCTCCCGGCTCTACAAGAAACTGGTGGTGGAGAAGCAGCTGGCCACCGAAGTATCGACGTTTTCCGCGCCGGGGAGCCGTTATCCGAATGTTTTCTGCTTTGCTGCCTCGCCCCGTGCCCCCCATACGGTACATGAGGTGGAGGAGGCGATCTATGCGGAGCTGGAGCGGTTGAAGACGGAGCCGCTGAGCCAACGGGAGCTGCAGCAGATCCTCAACAAGCTGGAATACGAAGAGTCGCGGCAGATGATCTCCAACGGCGGGCTGGCCCGCAATCTGACCGAGTACGAGGCGGTGGCCGGGACCTGGCGCTACCTGATCGAGCATCGGCAGAAGGTGGCCCTGGTGACGCCGGAGGACGTGATGCGGGTGGCAAAGAAATATTTCATCCGGGAGAACCGGACCGTCGGCTTTATCACCAAGCGGGAGGCGGCTGCTCCCGGGGAACAAAAATAA
- a CDS encoding M16 family metallopeptidase has protein sequence MKIIARLLVVLFAAVCCSLPALAAEAPKANPRTMTFAPLNFEVPKTVRLQLKNGMVVHLLTDRELPIVSITALVNVGSIYEPADKVGLAGLTGAVMRSGGTTALAPEKLDAELEFMASAVESSIGSDAGNVSLACLRRNLPRTLELFADVMMHPAFREDRVALAKNRTIEALRRQNDDPKGVADRELQKALYPGHPLGRYPTIASVRRITREDLVAFHDRYYRPNNVILAVSGDIDQEELVPLLEKVFADWQPAKIAFPAVPEPTGTVRPGVLFVEKDINQSVIRMGELGIDKNNPDLYALRVMDYILGGGFTSRLTTEIRSNQGLAYNVYAAFDVGRRFIGTFEAETETKSESTAKTIGLMRDIIAGMTRSPVSDAELALAKNALINSFIFAFTRADVVAGQRARLEFYGYPAGYLENYRDRIAKVTRDDVLRVAREYLHPDRLVTVVVGDEKKFDRPLAQFGPVEEIKLENGDGKGEQ, from the coding sequence ATGAAAATCATCGCACGTTTGCTGGTAGTGCTGTTCGCGGCGGTCTGCTGCTCGCTGCCCGCCCTGGCGGCGGAGGCCCCCAAGGCCAACCCCCGCACCATGACCTTTGCGCCGCTCAATTTCGAAGTGCCGAAGACAGTCAGGCTGCAGCTGAAAAACGGCATGGTCGTTCACCTCTTGACCGACCGGGAGCTGCCGATCGTTTCGATTACCGCTTTAGTCAACGTCGGCAGCATTTACGAACCGGCCGACAAGGTGGGGCTGGCCGGGCTGACCGGCGCGGTGATGCGGAGCGGCGGCACCACCGCCCTGGCACCGGAGAAACTGGATGCCGAGCTGGAATTCATGGCTTCGGCGGTGGAGTCGAGCATCGGCAGCGACGCCGGCAACGTTTCCCTGGCCTGCCTCAGGCGGAATCTCCCCCGGACCCTGGAGCTGTTTGCCGACGTGATGATGCATCCCGCCTTCCGCGAAGACCGGGTCGCCCTGGCCAAGAATCGGACCATCGAGGCGCTGCGGCGCCAGAACGACGATCCGAAGGGAGTTGCCGACCGGGAGCTGCAGAAGGCGCTCTATCCGGGCCACCCGCTGGGCCGCTACCCGACCATCGCCTCGGTGCGGCGGATCACCCGGGAGGACCTGGTGGCTTTCCATGACCGCTATTACCGGCCGAATAACGTGATTCTCGCCGTCTCAGGCGATATCGACCAGGAAGAGCTGGTGCCGCTCCTGGAAAAGGTCTTTGCCGATTGGCAGCCGGCGAAGATCGCCTTCCCCGCGGTCCCGGAGCCCACCGGCACGGTAAGGCCCGGCGTGCTGTTCGTCGAAAAGGATATCAACCAGTCGGTGATCAGGATGGGCGAGCTGGGAATCGACAAGAACAACCCCGATCTTTACGCCCTCCGGGTGATGGACTACATCCTCGGCGGCGGCTTCACCTCGCGGCTGACCACCGAAATCCGCTCCAACCAGGGGTTGGCCTATAACGTCTACGCCGCTTTCGATGTCGGCCGCCGCTTTATCGGCACCTTCGAGGCGGAAACCGAGACCAAATCGGAGTCTACCGCCAAGACCATCGGCCTGATGCGCGACATCATCGCCGGGATGACCCGGTCGCCGGTCAGCGATGCCGAACTGGCGCTGGCGAAGAATGCCCTGATCAACTCATTCATCTTTGCCTTCACCCGGGCCGACGTGGTGGCCGGCCAGCGGGCACGGCTCGAGTTCTACGGCTATCCGGCCGGCTACCTGGAAAACTACCGCGACCGGATTGCCAAGGTCACCCGGGACGACGTGCTGCGGGTGGCGAGGGAGTACCTCCATCCCGACCGACTGGTGACGGTGGTGGTGGGTGACGAGAAAAAATTCGATCGGCCGCTGGCGCAGTTCGGTCCGGTCGAAGAGATCAAGCTGGAGAACGGCGACGGGAAAGGAGAACAGTGA
- a CDS encoding RCKP-type rubredoxin-like domain-containing protein, whose protein sequence is MATWKCSSCGFTKEGRCKPQKCPQCQEKGNFEKQE, encoded by the coding sequence ATGGCAACCTGGAAATGTAGCAGCTGCGGCTTCACCAAGGAAGGGCGGTGCAAGCCGCAGAAATGTCCCCAGTGTCAGGAGAAGGGGAATTTCGAAAAGCAGGAGTAA
- a CDS encoding PilZ domain-containing protein — translation MNTDKRQFNRVPFAAKAFVERDGERQEAVLMDVSLKGALLQLQSPADFGLGTGCTVSIQLESSEIVITFAGEVVHTRDNLIGLKLTTIDIESMIHLRSLIELNTADPEQVKKELSFLAKPN, via the coding sequence ATGAACACCGACAAGCGACAATTCAACAGGGTGCCGTTTGCCGCCAAGGCCTTCGTCGAGCGTGACGGCGAGCGGCAGGAAGCCGTGTTGATGGACGTCTCCCTGAAAGGGGCACTGCTACAGCTGCAATCGCCGGCGGACTTCGGGCTGGGCACCGGGTGCACCGTCTCGATCCAGCTCGAAAGCTCCGAGATCGTCATTACCTTCGCCGGCGAGGTGGTCCACACCAGAGATAACCTGATCGGCCTCAAGCTGACCACCATCGATATCGAATCGATGATCCACCTCCGCAGCCTGATCGAGCTGAACACCGCCGACCCCGAGCAGGTCAAGAAAGAGCTTTCGTTTCTCGCCAAGCCGAACTGA
- a CDS encoding PAS domain-containing sensor histidine kinase: MRGACPASGTMKFTGGGFRSTAAWMFGIVVAILSPLAARGAPPGLPEEHRHRLSDLYAEFSTHFWGAVSVLLILLIVISLLIYIMRQRFRVEISLRQSEEKYRELVQNANSIIMRLDSAGTITFFNEFAQKFFGFTEEEVLGKSPLDTIVPERESTGRDLRTLIAAVLREPARYERNVNENVRKNGERVWVSWANKPVCDAAGRLREYLCVGTDITDRKRAEEELRRSEKRFATIFNTAAVSLWEEDFSAAKAAIDGVKATWSGSFRDFLSRHPDFAEQTLRLIRIVDVNDWTLTLYEAPSKAALLGGLHRIATPETCRAFEGCLQAIAEGKAFFEVETVNRTFAGRTIDVLMRVAIPAPGADFGNLLVSIVDITARKRAEQAIREMNAELERRVHERTVQLESSNRELESFCYSVSHDLRAPLRHINSFSAIIMEEKAAALDEDVRELLGRVQAASRRMGLLIDDLLELSRVTRSAISVRNVDVSALVRTIVDELQAAEPQRQVEVRIDDGLAVLGDYRLLQVALQNLLDNAWKYTAKNPAAAIHVGRETVDGREVLFIRDNGVGFNMAYADKLFGAFQRLHRPGEFEGTGIGLATVQRIVQLHGGEVWGYGEEGKGATFYLSFPGGGAGGRPVPQ, translated from the coding sequence ATGCGCGGAGCATGCCCAGCCAGTGGAACGATGAAGTTTACCGGCGGCGGCTTTCGGTCTACGGCCGCCTGGATGTTCGGAATCGTGGTGGCGATTCTCTCCCCCCTTGCCGCACGAGGGGCGCCGCCGGGGCTCCCGGAAGAGCACCGCCACCGTCTCAGCGACCTCTATGCGGAGTTCAGCACCCATTTCTGGGGCGCCGTCTCCGTCCTCCTTATTCTTCTTATCGTCATTTCCTTGCTGATCTACATCATGCGCCAGCGTTTCCGGGTGGAAATTTCGCTGCGGCAGTCGGAAGAGAAATACCGCGAGCTGGTGCAGAACGCCAACAGCATCATCATGCGGCTGGATAGTGCCGGGACGATCACTTTTTTTAACGAATTCGCCCAGAAGTTTTTCGGCTTCACCGAGGAGGAGGTGCTCGGCAAGAGCCCGCTCGACACCATTGTCCCGGAACGGGAGAGCACCGGCCGCGATCTGCGGACGTTGATCGCGGCGGTGCTGCGGGAACCGGCCCGCTACGAACGGAACGTCAACGAAAATGTGCGCAAGAATGGCGAGCGGGTCTGGGTCTCCTGGGCCAACAAGCCGGTCTGCGATGCCGCCGGCCGGTTGCGGGAATATCTTTGCGTCGGCACCGACATCACCGATCGCAAGCGGGCGGAAGAGGAGCTGCGGAGAAGCGAAAAACGCTTTGCGACCATTTTCAATACGGCGGCCGTCTCACTCTGGGAGGAGGATTTCTCGGCGGCGAAGGCGGCCATCGACGGGGTGAAGGCCACCTGGTCGGGGAGTTTTCGCGACTTTCTCAGCCGCCACCCCGATTTTGCCGAGCAAACTCTCCGGCTGATCAGGATTGTCGATGTGAACGACTGGACGCTCACTCTCTATGAAGCCCCGTCAAAGGCGGCGTTGCTCGGCGGGCTGCACCGGATTGCCACGCCGGAGACTTGCCGAGCCTTCGAAGGGTGTCTGCAGGCGATTGCCGAAGGGAAGGCCTTTTTCGAGGTCGAGACGGTCAACCGGACCTTTGCCGGCCGGACGATCGATGTCCTGATGCGGGTGGCGATCCCCGCGCCGGGCGCCGATTTCGGCAACCTGCTGGTCAGTATCGTCGATATCACCGCCCGCAAACGGGCCGAACAGGCGATCCGGGAAATGAACGCGGAGCTGGAGCGGCGGGTCCACGAACGGACGGTCCAGCTCGAATCGTCGAACCGGGAGCTGGAATCGTTCTGCTATTCGGTCTCCCACGACCTGCGGGCGCCGTTGCGGCACATCAACAGCTTCAGCGCCATCATCATGGAAGAGAAAGCCGCTGCCCTCGATGAAGATGTCCGGGAGCTGCTCGGCAGGGTGCAGGCGGCGAGCCGGCGGATGGGGCTCTTGATCGATGATCTGCTTGAACTTTCCCGCGTGACGCGGAGCGCTATCTCGGTCAGGAACGTGGACGTCAGCGCGCTCGTCCGCACCATCGTCGATGAACTGCAGGCCGCCGAGCCGCAACGGCAGGTCGAGGTGCGGATTGACGACGGACTCGCCGTGCTCGGCGATTACCGGTTGTTGCAGGTGGCGTTGCAGAATCTGCTCGATAATGCCTGGAAATATACGGCGAAGAATCCGGCGGCGGCGATCCATGTCGGCCGGGAAACCGTCGACGGCCGTGAAGTGCTGTTCATCCGCGATAACGGCGTCGGTTTCAATATGGCCTATGCGGACAAGCTCTTCGGCGCGTTCCAGCGGCTGCACCGGCCGGGGGAATTCGAGGGGACCGGGATCGGCCTGGCGACGGTGCAGCGCATCGTCCAGCTCCATGGCGGCGAGGTCTGGGGCTATGGCGAGGAAGGGAAAGGGGCGACCTTTTACCTCTCATTCCCGGGAGGCGGCGCCGGCGGCCGGCCGGTGCCTCAGTGA